One genomic window of Clostridioides sp. ES-S-0054-01 includes the following:
- a CDS encoding methionine gamma-lyase family protein: MLNETKELLKDYYGIDDDTFKLSQEVMEDIKDKFEEIKEIREYNQYKVLKAMQESKLSDMHFNWTTGYGYNDIGREKIEEIYSKVFNTEDALVRPIIVNGTHALTLCIQGIVRPGDEILSVTGRPYDTLEGVIGIREEKGSLKEYGVTYDDVDFLENGNLDLEGIKNKINDRTKLVMIQRSKGYSWRKSLSIGDIKEAIDVIKSVKPEVIVMVDNCYGEFLDTKEPTDVGADVMAGSLIKNPGGGLALTGGYIAGRKDLIELISYRMTSPGIGKECGLTFGTTRNVLQGFFLAPYIVSQAVMGAIFCSRAFEKLGYDVLPKYDDLRSDIIQCIRLNNADEVISFCEGIQEAAPVDSYVKPVPWDMPGYESEVIMAAGAFIQGSSIELSADAPIRPPYNVYFQGGLTFDHSKMGTLKAIEFIKKLKK; encoded by the coding sequence ATGCTTAATGAGACAAAAGAATTATTAAAAGACTACTATGGAATAGATGATGATACTTTTAAACTGTCACAAGAAGTAATGGAAGATATAAAAGATAAGTTTGAAGAAATAAAAGAAATAAGAGAGTATAATCAATATAAAGTTTTAAAAGCTATGCAAGAATCTAAACTAAGTGATATGCACTTTAACTGGACTACAGGATATGGATATAATGATATTGGGCGTGAAAAAATAGAGGAAATTTATTCTAAAGTTTTTAATACAGAAGATGCTCTTGTAAGACCAATAATTGTAAATGGTACACATGCACTTACTTTATGTATACAAGGGATAGTCAGACCAGGAGATGAAATTTTATCTGTTACTGGTAGACCATACGATACTTTAGAGGGCGTTATAGGTATAAGAGAAGAAAAAGGTTCATTAAAAGAATATGGTGTTACATATGATGATGTAGATTTTTTAGAAAATGGAAATTTAGACTTAGAAGGAATTAAAAATAAAATAAATGATAGAACTAAACTTGTTATGATACAAAGGTCAAAAGGATATTCTTGGAGAAAATCACTTTCAATTGGTGATATAAAAGAAGCTATTGATGTAATAAAGTCTGTCAAACCAGAAGTTATAGTAATGGTTGACAATTGTTATGGTGAGTTTTTAGATACTAAAGAGCCTACTGATGTTGGAGCAGATGTTATGGCTGGTTCTTTAATAAAAAATCCTGGTGGTGGGCTTGCATTGACAGGTGGATATATAGCTGGTAGAAAAGATTTAATTGAACTTATATCTTATAGAATGACTTCTCCTGGAATAGGAAAAGAATGTGGTCTTACTTTTGGAACTACTAGAAATGTACTTCAAGGATTTTTCTTAGCACCTTATATAGTATCTCAAGCTGTGATGGGAGCTATCTTTTGTTCAAGAGCTTTTGAAAAATTAGGCTATGATGTATTACCAAAATACGATGATTTGAGAAGTGATATTATTCAATGTATTAGACTTAATAATGCTGATGAAGTAATAAGTTTTTGTGAAGGTATACAAGAAGCTGCACCAGTTGATTCTTATGTAAAACCTGTTCCTTGGGACATGCCTGGATATGAAAGTGAAGTCATAATGGCAGCAGGAGCCTTTATCCAGGGTTCTTCTATAGAGTTAAGTGCAGATGCTCCAATAAGACCTCCCTATAACGTTTATTTCCAGGGTGGGCTTACATTTGACCATTCAAAAATGGGGACTTTGAAAGCAATTGAATTTATAAAAAAACTAAAAAAATAA
- the mutL gene encoding DNA mismatch repair endonuclease MutL: protein MKSIINILDDLTINKIAAGEVVERPSSVVKELIENSIDAGANKISIDIVDGGKSLIKITDNGTGIPSSEVEKSFLRHATSKIKKIDDLYDLYSLGFRGEALASISAVSKLEMTTKTKDEIIGTKIYVEGGKIISKEPIGSTNGTTIIIKDIFFNTPARQKFLKSTHAETINISDLINKLAIGNPNIQFKYTNNNKQMLNTPGDGKLVNTIRSIYGKEITENIIDVEFKCNHFKMNGYIGNNNIYRSNKNLQHIYINKRFVKSKIIIDAITESYKSIIPIGKHAVCFLNIEVDPSCIDVNIHPNKLEIKFEKEQEVYIELRDFLKVKLIHSNLIGKYATYKDKKTQPRIAINNREKSTDYELRNNNLLESNPQNNNMVKGKDEVIEVVTLSSEKPINEFQSVSEVLNASVEDKNINYLSENSVNNNIQEEFQVDGIRNEGNYYLGDCIRDSEEEYLCSSKRKFSLYGYSVIGVVFNTYIVLSKNDCMYLLDQHAAHERILYERYMEKFYRQDINMQILLDPVVIEVSNVDMLQIENNLELFMKFGFELEVFGNNHIMVRCVPTIFGVPETEKFILQIIDNIEEITSNYDLKGERFASMACRSAIKANDKIYDIEIKSLLEQLEKCENPFTCPHGRPIMVEISKTEIEKMFKRIM from the coding sequence ATGAAAAGTATAATTAACATCCTAGATGATTTGACTATAAATAAGATAGCAGCAGGTGAAGTTGTAGAAAGACCTTCTTCTGTAGTAAAAGAACTTATTGAAAACTCCATTGATGCAGGTGCAAATAAAATCTCTATAGATATAGTTGATGGAGGAAAAAGTTTAATTAAAATTACAGATAATGGAACAGGAATACCTTCAAGTGAAGTTGAAAAATCATTTTTAAGACATGCTACTAGTAAAATTAAAAAAATTGATGATTTGTATGATTTGTATTCTCTTGGTTTTAGAGGAGAAGCATTGGCATCTATTTCAGCTGTATCAAAATTAGAGATGACTACTAAAACCAAAGATGAAATAATAGGAACTAAAATATATGTTGAAGGTGGCAAAATAATATCAAAAGAGCCAATAGGTTCTACTAATGGGACTACAATCATTATAAAGGATATTTTCTTTAATACACCAGCAAGACAGAAATTTTTAAAATCTACTCATGCAGAAACTATAAATATAAGTGATTTGATAAATAAACTTGCAATAGGTAATCCAAACATTCAATTTAAATATACAAATAACAATAAACAGATGCTAAATACTCCAGGAGATGGAAAGCTTGTAAACACCATTAGAAGTATATATGGAAAAGAAATAACTGAAAATATAATAGATGTAGAGTTTAAATGTAATCACTTTAAAATGAATGGATATATAGGGAATAACAATATATACCGTTCTAACAAAAACTTACAACATATCTATATAAATAAAAGATTTGTAAAAAGTAAAATAATCATAGATGCAATAACAGAAAGTTATAAATCTATAATTCCAATAGGTAAACATGCAGTATGCTTCTTGAATATAGAAGTAGACCCATCATGTATAGATGTAAATATACATCCCAATAAACTTGAAATTAAATTTGAAAAAGAACAAGAAGTATATATAGAACTTAGAGATTTTTTAAAGGTTAAGTTAATACACTCAAATCTTATTGGAAAATATGCCACTTATAAGGATAAAAAAACACAACCTAGAATTGCTATTAATAATAGAGAAAAAAGTACAGATTATGAATTAAGAAATAATAATTTATTAGAATCTAATCCTCAAAATAATAATATGGTTAAAGGTAAGGATGAGGTTATTGAAGTTGTTACTTTATCGAGTGAAAAACCAATAAATGAATTTCAATCTGTAAGTGAGGTCTTAAATGCAAGTGTAGAAGACAAAAATATTAATTATCTAAGTGAAAATAGTGTAAATAACAATATACAAGAAGAATTTCAAGTTGATGGAATTAGAAATGAAGGAAACTATTATTTGGGAGATTGTATTAGGGATAGTGAAGAAGAATACTTATGTAGTTCAAAACGTAAATTTTCTTTATATGGGTATTCTGTAATTGGAGTTGTATTTAATACTTATATAGTTTTGAGCAAAAATGATTGTATGTATTTGTTGGACCAACACGCTGCACATGAAAGAATATTGTATGAAAGATATATGGAAAAGTTCTATAGACAGGATATTAATATGCAAATACTTTTAGACCCAGTGGTGATTGAAGTATCAAATGTAGATATGCTTCAAATTGAAAATAACTTAGAGTTATTTATGAAATTTGGTTTTGAATTAGAAGTCTTTGGCAATAATCATATAATGGTAAGATGTGTTCCTACTATATTTGGAGTACCTGAAACTGAAAAATTTATACTTCAAATAATTGATAATATAGAAGAGATTACAAGCAATTATGATTTAAAAGGAGAGCGGTTTGCATCTATGGCATGTAGGTCTGCTATAAAAGCAAATGATAAAATATATGATATTGAAATAAAAAGTCTATTAGAACAGCTAGAAAAGTGTGAGAACCCATTTACATGTCCTCATGGAAGACCTATAATGGTCGAAATATCTAAGACAGAAATAGAAAAAATGTTTAAAAGGATTATGTAA
- the mutS gene encoding DNA mismatch repair protein MutS → MQIDMNKLTPMMKQYLEVKNRYKDCILFFRLGDFYEMFFEDALVASKALEIALTGKACGLEERAPMCGVPFHSANSYISKLVENGYKVAIGEQMEDPSTAKGIVRREVIRVITPGTVLDGNLLENKKNNYLLSLYKDGTNIGLTYVDISTGETNATCLNEDKVIEEIAKIHPTEIIINDLDFIEKLRDIATVSNIYINESFSDNYLDINILREYFPDVYLQKLKFDDKGLIKSSLSILLNYIYNTQKQITSNINNINIYNSSEYMVLDMFTRTNLELTQTIRGNKKKGSLLHVLDKTSTAMGGRLLRKYVEEPLINKSKIENRLDVIEEIKDDFILREDLNDILKNIYDIERICGKIAFERVTPKELIHLKNSVEKLPNLKDTIDLSNAKILKEYVSEMDKLDDIYNLIDEAILEEPTITIKDGNIIKSEFSDELKELREISKNGAFLVKEIENREREKTGVKSLKIGFNKVFGYYIEITKANFKQAKLDETYIRKQTLSNAERYITPELKEIEEKILHAEEKIKSLEYDIFVEIRDTIYKNIDRIQKVAKTIANIDVFVSLATVAHINNYVKPAINENNKLDIRNGRHPVVENIVGEENFVPNDTYLNSGENIINIITGPNMSGKSTYMRQTAIIALMAHIGSFVPAEYADIPILDRIFTRVGASDDLSQGQSTFMVEMNEVSLILKNATERSLVILDEIGRGTSTYDGISLAWSIVEYIQKNIRCKTLFATHYHELTDLEEEFKEVKNYSIAVKEDGEGIIFLRKIIPQGADKSYGIYVAKLAKLPDEVIERAKYILKDLEKNHVYNSVAINGDKEKTNIINRNLDEELVKVNQSNFKNKYETLKIEHELIVKDYKHIKKDYDKLNSKFKVLNDEITLMKQNDDKEKANKEDSVKEVALTQISFDSVNRDILAEEILNLDILNMTPLDAINSLYNLQKKAKEIKS, encoded by the coding sequence ATGCAAATAGATATGAATAAATTAACTCCTATGATGAAACAGTATCTTGAAGTAAAAAATAGATATAAAGACTGTATACTGTTTTTTAGACTGGGAGATTTTTATGAAATGTTTTTTGAAGATGCATTAGTAGCTTCAAAAGCTCTTGAAATAGCATTGACAGGAAAAGCTTGTGGTTTAGAAGAACGTGCTCCTATGTGTGGTGTTCCTTTCCACTCAGCCAATTCATATATATCAAAATTAGTTGAAAATGGATATAAAGTAGCAATAGGTGAACAAATGGAAGACCCATCTACAGCAAAAGGAATTGTTAGAAGAGAGGTTATAAGAGTCATCACTCCTGGAACAGTTTTAGATGGAAATTTACTTGAAAATAAAAAGAATAATTATTTGTTATCTTTATATAAGGATGGTACTAATATAGGTCTAACTTATGTTGACATAAGTACGGGAGAAACTAATGCAACATGTTTAAATGAAGATAAAGTCATTGAAGAAATTGCAAAAATCCATCCAACAGAAATAATTATAAATGATTTAGACTTTATAGAAAAGCTTAGAGATATAGCTACTGTAAGTAATATATACATAAATGAAAGTTTTAGCGATAACTATTTGGATATAAACATATTAAGAGAATATTTTCCGGATGTTTACCTGCAAAAACTAAAGTTTGATGACAAAGGTCTCATAAAGTCAAGCTTATCAATTCTTCTGAATTATATATACAATACTCAAAAACAAATAACATCTAACATTAATAATATAAATATATACAATTCATCAGAATATATGGTTTTAGATATGTTTACTAGGACTAATTTAGAACTTACTCAAACTATAAGAGGTAATAAGAAAAAAGGTTCATTATTGCATGTCCTTGATAAAACTTCTACAGCAATGGGAGGTAGACTTTTAAGAAAATATGTAGAAGAACCTTTGATAAACAAATCTAAAATTGAAAATAGATTGGATGTAATAGAAGAAATAAAAGATGACTTTATATTGAGAGAAGACTTAAACGATATACTTAAAAATATATACGATATAGAAAGAATATGTGGAAAGATAGCGTTTGAAAGAGTAACACCAAAAGAGTTAATTCACTTAAAAAATTCAGTAGAAAAGTTACCTAATTTAAAAGACACAATAGATTTATCAAATGCAAAAATCCTAAAAGAGTATGTTTCAGAAATGGATAAGTTGGATGATATATACAATTTAATAGATGAAGCTATCCTAGAAGAACCTACAATAACAATAAAAGATGGAAATATAATTAAATCAGAGTTTAGTGATGAACTTAAGGAATTGAGAGAGATTTCTAAGAACGGAGCGTTTCTTGTAAAAGAAATAGAAAACAGGGAAAGAGAAAAAACAGGAGTTAAATCATTAAAAATAGGATTTAACAAAGTGTTTGGATATTATATAGAAATAACAAAAGCCAACTTTAAACAGGCAAAGCTAGATGAAACATATATAAGAAAGCAAACACTTAGTAATGCAGAAAGATATATAACTCCAGAACTAAAGGAAATAGAAGAAAAGATATTACATGCTGAGGAAAAAATTAAATCTTTAGAATACGATATATTTGTAGAGATAAGAGATACTATATACAAAAACATAGACAGAATACAAAAAGTAGCTAAGACTATAGCTAATATAGATGTTTTTGTATCTCTTGCAACAGTTGCACACATAAATAACTATGTAAAACCAGCAATAAATGAAAATAATAAGCTTGATATAAGAAATGGTAGACATCCTGTTGTCGAAAATATAGTGGGTGAGGAAAATTTCGTTCCAAACGACACGTATCTAAATAGTGGAGAAAATATTATTAACATAATAACTGGTCCTAATATGTCTGGTAAATCAACATATATGAGACAAACTGCTATAATAGCGCTTATGGCACATATAGGTTCATTTGTACCAGCAGAGTACGCTGATATTCCAATATTAGACAGAATATTTACAAGAGTTGGGGCTAGTGACGATTTGTCTCAAGGTCAATCTACTTTTATGGTAGAGATGAACGAAGTATCTCTTATATTAAAAAATGCAACAGAGAGAAGTTTAGTTATATTAGATGAAATAGGTCGTGGGACTAGTACCTATGATGGTATAAGTTTAGCATGGTCAATAGTGGAATATATTCAAAAGAATATTAGATGCAAGACATTATTTGCAACACATTATCATGAACTTACCGATTTGGAAGAAGAGTTTAAAGAGGTTAAGAATTATTCAATAGCAGTCAAAGAAGATGGGGAAGGAATAATATTTTTAAGAAAAATAATTCCTCAAGGAGCAGACAAGAGTTATGGAATATATGTTGCTAAATTAGCTAAATTACCAGATGAAGTTATAGAAAGAGCAAAATATATACTTAAAGACTTAGAAAAAAATCATGTTTACAATAGTGTTGCAATAAATGGAGATAAAGAAAAAACTAATATAATTAATAGGAATTTAGATGAAGAATTAGTTAAGGTAAATCAAAGTAATTTTAAGAATAAATATGAAACTCTAAAAATAGAACATGAACTTATAGTAAAAGACTATAAACATATAAAAAAAGATTATGATAAATTAAATTCTAAATTCAAAGTATTAAATGATGAAATTACTTTAATGAAACAAAATGATGATAAAGAAAAAGCTAATAAAGAGGATTCTGTAAAAGAAGTAGCCTTAACTCAAATTTCTTTTGATAGTGTAAATAGAGATATACTAGCAGAAGAGATTCTAAATCTGGATATCTTAAATATGACTCCATTAGATGCTATAAATTCTCTCTATAATCTTCAGAAAAAAGCGAAAGAAATAAAATCTTAG
- the hfq gene encoding RNA chaperone Hfq: protein MKNTVLNLQDLFLNNARKERIPVTIYLVNGVQVKGLVKGFDSYIILIEGDNRQQNMIYKHAVSTIQPGKYINLTNQNQNNNNNNR from the coding sequence ATGAAAAATACAGTTTTAAATTTACAAGATTTGTTTTTAAATAACGCAAGGAAAGAAAGAATACCTGTTACTATATATTTAGTCAATGGAGTGCAAGTTAAAGGGCTTGTAAAAGGATTTGATAGTTATATAATATTAATAGAAGGTGATAATAGACAACAAAACATGATTTATAAACATGCTGTTTCAACTATACAACCTGGGAAGTATATTAATCTAACAAATCAAAACCAAAATAATAATAATAACAACAGATAG
- a CDS encoding Sapep family Mn(2+)-dependent dipeptidase has product MKEQIKEKVNSLQDEMISSIQESVKIPSVISEATENCPFGENIDKALRGILDLCKSLGFNTVYKDGYYGYAEIGQGEKMIGILGHVDVVPEGDLESWNYPPFEAVLEDGKLYGRGTQDDKGPTISAIYAVKALMDLNVDFNKRIRFIFGADEENLWRCINKYKENNEEIPNYGFTPDSRFPITNAEKGLLQVHLTCASKSDIELSVGKALNAVPGKAIYSGKYSDKLKKELDKLNFEYTVEGNKICIIGKSVHSAASDTGINAVARLCIALNNIGIDSNIIKFLAEAIGEDANGNNIIPNCKDDVSGKLTVNIGRVTIDSEKEFAGIDVRIPVTYKKDDFVKELKKMTDKYNLTYEEYDFLDSIYVPEDTLLVKTLRKVYEEETGLDGTPLSSGGATYARALDNCVAFGAIFPGKPETEHQANEYLIVEDIVKAAQIYALSIYELLKI; this is encoded by the coding sequence ATGAAAGAGCAAATTAAAGAAAAAGTAAATTCTCTACAAGATGAAATGATTTCTTCAATACAAGAAAGTGTAAAAATACCTAGTGTTATATCTGAAGCAACTGAAAATTGTCCATTTGGTGAGAATATAGATAAAGCTTTAAGAGGCATATTAGATTTATGTAAATCTCTAGGCTTTAATACAGTATATAAAGATGGATATTATGGATATGCAGAAATAGGACAAGGTGAAAAAATGATAGGTATACTTGGTCATGTTGATGTAGTTCCAGAAGGTGATTTAGAAAGCTGGAATTATCCTCCTTTTGAAGCCGTTTTAGAAGATGGTAAATTATATGGAAGAGGGACACAGGATGATAAAGGACCTACAATATCAGCAATTTATGCAGTAAAAGCTCTTATGGATTTAAATGTAGACTTTAATAAAAGAATAAGATTCATTTTTGGGGCTGATGAAGAAAATCTTTGGAGATGTATAAATAAATATAAAGAAAATAATGAAGAAATACCAAACTATGGATTTACTCCAGATTCTAGATTCCCAATAACAAATGCAGAAAAAGGACTTTTACAAGTTCATTTAACTTGTGCTAGCAAAAGTGATATAGAATTATCAGTTGGAAAGGCTCTAAATGCAGTTCCAGGAAAAGCAATCTATAGTGGAAAATACTCTGATAAATTAAAAAAAGAACTTGATAAATTAAATTTTGAATATACTGTTGAAGGTAATAAAATCTGTATAATAGGAAAAAGTGTCCATTCAGCAGCAAGTGATACTGGTATAAATGCAGTGGCAAGACTTTGTATAGCTCTTAATAATATAGGTATTGATTCTAATATAATTAAATTTTTAGCAGAGGCTATTGGTGAAGATGCTAATGGAAATAATATAATTCCTAACTGTAAGGATGATGTATCAGGTAAACTAACAGTAAACATAGGTAGAGTAACCATTGATAGTGAAAAAGAATTTGCAGGAATAGATGTAAGAATTCCAGTAACATACAAAAAAGATGATTTTGTAAAAGAATTAAAGAAAATGACAGATAAATACAATTTAACCTATGAGGAATATGATTTCTTGGATTCAATCTACGTTCCAGAAGATACGCTTCTTGTTAAGACACTTAGAAAAGTATATGAAGAAGAAACTGGTCTTGATGGAACACCACTTTCATCTGGAGGAGCAACTTACGCAAGAGCTTTAGATAATTGTGTTGCATTTGGAGCTATTTTTCCAGGAAAACCAGAAACAGAACACCAAGCTAATGAATACTTAATAGTAGAGGATATTGTAAAGGCTGCTCAAATATATGCTCTTTCTATTTATGAATTATTAAAGATTTAA
- a CDS encoding SIR2 family protein — protein sequence MKIAIFLGAGASAAENLPIQNELFSEYFKKLNPTNCNTDMNRELYIFFKQMFKIDIVKDDIDNANFPTFEEVLGLLDLAEQRKEAFRNFGLENLNNKSDSIRFLRQYLILLMAEAIHNTPRTDNKYHKLLVENLLENDLLLDTTFISANYDIHIDNTVTGLRDKNDLPIMLDYGVEFTNFKEELNWRKPKEPLIKLYKIHGSLNWLYCPICNSVTLTPHEGGVMKLIKNSSETKCLECGELTEPIIVPPTYFKNMSNIFLSNVWNETEKTLRDTDLLIFCGYSFPEADMHIKYMLKRVQTNRKKSPLKIMVFNNHLQKQIITLKKEEERYKRFLGEDVIFTNNSFQDFSVNPLKFIKNIY from the coding sequence ATGAAAATAGCCATATTTTTGGGAGCAGGAGCTTCAGCAGCGGAAAATCTACCTATTCAAAATGAGCTGTTTAGCGAATATTTTAAAAAGCTAAATCCTACAAACTGTAATACTGATATGAATAGAGAATTATATATTTTCTTTAAACAGATGTTCAAAATTGATATAGTAAAAGATGATATAGATAATGCAAATTTTCCTACCTTTGAAGAAGTTTTAGGGCTTTTGGATTTAGCAGAACAAAGAAAAGAAGCATTTAGAAATTTTGGACTAGAAAATCTAAATAACAAAAGTGATAGTATACGTTTTTTAAGACAATATTTAATACTATTAATGGCTGAAGCAATTCATAATACACCTAGAACAGATAATAAATATCACAAACTTTTGGTTGAAAATCTTTTGGAAAATGATTTGCTTCTTGATACTACTTTTATTAGTGCAAATTATGATATACATATAGACAATACAGTTACGGGTTTAAGAGATAAGAATGATTTGCCAATTATGCTTGATTATGGCGTGGAGTTTACAAATTTTAAAGAAGAGTTAAATTGGAGAAAACCAAAAGAACCATTAATAAAATTATACAAGATACATGGGTCATTAAATTGGCTTTATTGCCCTATTTGTAATAGTGTAACTCTTACACCACACGAAGGTGGTGTCATGAAACTTATCAAAAATAGTTCAGAAACAAAATGTTTAGAGTGTGGTGAATTAACAGAACCTATTATAGTGCCACCAACATATTTTAAGAATATGTCGAACATATTTTTAAGTAATGTTTGGAATGAAACAGAAAAAACTTTAAGAGATACTGACCTTTTAATATTCTGTGGATATTCATTTCCTGAAGCTGATATGCACATAAAATACATGTTAAAAAGAGTTCAAACAAATAGAAAAAAATCTCCACTTAAGATAATGGTTTTTAATAATCATTTACAAAAACAAATAATTACTTTAAAGAAAGAAGAAGAAAGGTATAAACGTTTTTTAGGCGAAGATGTTATATTTACTAATAATTCTTTTCAAGATTTTTCAGTAAATCCCTTGAAGTTTATAAAAAATATATACTAG
- a CDS encoding ABC transporter ATP-binding protein, protein MLTQMNSYHNKKVKISIENVSKVYKDIKVLKDISIEVYEGEFVSILGPSGCGKSTIFNIITKLTDYNSGKVDVNGKYSYMYQKDLLLPYKTIIDNVSLPLVLKKEKKSKARELVKPYFEVFGLNGYEDKYPSELSGGMKQRANFLRTFVNSNDIMLLDEPFGALDSLTKTSMQKWLLDVKKKVNSTILLITHDIDEAIMLSNRIYVISKKPSIVKKEFIIDSRNLNEDNLENIIKLKKEIISLL, encoded by the coding sequence ATGCTTACACAAATGAATTCTTACCACAATAAAAAAGTAAAAATATCTATAGAAAATGTATCAAAAGTCTATAAAGATATTAAAGTTTTAAAAGATATAAGTATTGAAGTTTATGAAGGTGAATTTGTTTCTATATTAGGACCAAGTGGATGTGGAAAAAGCACTATCTTTAATATTATAACTAAACTTACAGATTATAATAGTGGCAAGGTGGATGTAAATGGTAAATATAGCTATATGTATCAAAAAGATTTACTCTTGCCGTATAAAACTATAATAGATAATGTGTCACTACCACTAGTTTTAAAAAAAGAAAAAAAGAGCAAAGCAAGGGAGTTGGTAAAACCTTATTTTGAAGTGTTTGGACTAAATGGATATGAAGATAAATATCCCTCAGAACTTTCTGGAGGAATGAAACAGAGGGCTAATTTTTTGAGAACTTTTGTAAACTCTAATGACATAATGCTTTTAGATGAACCTTTTGGCGCACTTGATTCATTAACTAAAACATCTATGCAAAAATGGCTTTTAGATGTTAAGAAAAAAGTAAATTCAACGATACTTCTTATAACTCATGATATTGATGAAGCTATAATGCTATCAAACAGAATTTATGTTATTTCAAAAAAACCATCAATAGTAAAAAAAGAATTTATTATAGATAGTAGAAATTTAAATGAAGATAATCTTGAAAATATCATTAAACTTAAAAAAGAAATAATATCTTTATTGTAA
- the miaA gene encoding tRNA (adenosine(37)-N6)-dimethylallyltransferase MiaA, protein MKKIPLIILTGPTAVGKTDLSIKLAKDMDAEIISADSMQIYKYMDIGSAKVTEEEMQGVKHYLIDEVKPDYPFSVSEFQQRAKKYIYEINEKGKCVLVTGGTGLYLNSLIYNMDFAKSDANNELREELQNQLAEKGIDYMHNRLKSLDEEAANRIHKNNTKRVIRALEVCLSGKKMNDFSSDLKFNEEYEPIIIVLNRNREHLYERINMRVDIMLKNGLVEEVKKLLSMGFKKDMVSMQGIGYKEILKYLDGEYTYEEAIEIIKRDSRRYAKRQITWFKRYETAKWFDLDQYENIDELKNEIILYIKDSIK, encoded by the coding sequence ATGAAAAAAATACCACTTATAATACTTACAGGTCCAACTGCTGTTGGAAAGACAGATTTGTCAATAAAATTAGCAAAAGATATGGATGCAGAGATAATTTCAGCTGATTCTATGCAAATATATAAATATATGGATATTGGAAGTGCAAAAGTTACAGAGGAAGAGATGCAAGGAGTAAAGCATTATCTTATAGATGAAGTTAAACCTGACTATCCATTTTCAGTTTCAGAGTTTCAACAAAGAGCAAAAAAATATATATATGAAATAAATGAAAAGGGAAAATGTGTTTTAGTGACTGGAGGTACAGGACTTTATTTAAATTCTTTAATATATAATATGGATTTTGCAAAATCTGATGCCAATAATGAATTAAGGGAAGAACTTCAAAATCAGCTTGCTGAAAAAGGAATAGATTACATGCATAATAGATTGAAATCGCTTGATGAAGAAGCTGCTAATAGAATTCATAAGAACAATACTAAAAGAGTTATAAGGGCACTTGAAGTTTGTCTAAGCGGTAAGAAAATGAATGACTTTTCAAGTGATTTAAAATTTAATGAAGAATATGAACCTATAATAATAGTATTAAATAGAAATAGAGAACATTTATATGAAAGAATAAATATGAGAGTTGACATCATGCTTAAAAATGGGTTGGTTGAAGAAGTCAAAAAACTTTTAAGTATGGGATTTAAAAAAGATATGGTATCTATGCAAGGTATAGGCTATAAAGAGATATTGAAATATCTAGATGGAGAATATACATACGAAGAAGCTATTGAAATAATCAAAAGAGATTCTAGAAGGTATGCAAAGCGTCAGATAACTTGGTTTAAAAGATATGAAACAGCAAAATGGTTTGATTTAGACCAATATGAAAATATAGACGAATTAAAAAATGAAATAATCTTATATATTAAAGATTCTATAAAATAA